The proteins below come from a single Triticum aestivum cultivar Chinese Spring chromosome 5D, IWGSC CS RefSeq v2.1, whole genome shotgun sequence genomic window:
- the LOC123123399 gene encoding non-specific lipid-transfer protein A translates to MAPSTRRANAILVVGMLLAAAMAAVAAEAAAEVSCGDAVSALIPCGSFLVGAVAGAPSESCCRGAQGLRRMAGTPGARRALCRCLEQSGPSFGVLPDRARQLPALCKLGISIPVSPHTDCDKIQ, encoded by the exons ATGGCGCCCAGCACTCGTAGGGCCAATGCCATCCTCGTCGTGGGGATGCTCCTCGCGGCTGCCATGGCAGCggtggcggccgaggcggcggCTGAGGTGTCGTGCGGAGACGCGGTAAGCGCGCTGATCCCGTGCGGGTCGTTCCTGGTGGGCGCCGTCGCCGGGGCGCCGAGCGAGAGCTGCTGCCGCGGCGCGCAGGGGCTGCGGAGGATGGCGGGCACGCCGGGCGCACGGCGCGCGCTCTGCAGGTGCCTGGAGCAGTCCGGCCCGTCATTCGGCGTGCTCCCGGACCGCGCCCGGCAGCTCCCGGCGCTCTGCAAGCTCGGCATCTCCATCCCCGTCAGCCCCCACACCGACTGCGACAA GATACAGTGA